One region of Hoeflea sp. 108 genomic DNA includes:
- a CDS encoding ABC transporter permease, producing the protein MSATDTMTPPAKRAWLSPLNKRRWHSFKANKRGYWSLWIFLVLFVLSLFSELIANDRPLLIRFKGEFFSPIVSDYPEETFLGADGFLPITDYRMAVVQEAISADGWAIWPPIRYSYRTTNNEIPEAAPAKPSWLYPKEVRCQRYPQGVDDPNCTVGNWNWLGTDDQARDVLARVIYGFRISVLFGLTLTLGSAVVGVTAGAMQGYFGGWTDLLFQRFIEIWSAIPVLYLLLIVSAILPPGFFILLGLMLIFSWVALVGVVRAEFLRARNFEYVNAARALGVPNRTIMLRHLLPNAMVATLTFLPFILNGSISTLTSLDFLGFGLPPGSASLGELLKQGQRNLNAPWLGLSGFVVISLMLSLLIFAGEAVRDAFDPRKTFK; encoded by the coding sequence ATGTCCGCGACCGACACGATGACACCGCCGGCAAAGCGGGCCTGGCTCTCGCCGCTCAACAAGCGTCGCTGGCACAGTTTCAAGGCCAACAAGCGCGGCTACTGGTCGCTGTGGATCTTCCTCGTCCTGTTCGTGCTGTCGCTGTTCTCGGAACTCATTGCCAACGACCGGCCGCTTCTGATCCGCTTCAAGGGCGAATTCTTCTCGCCCATCGTCAGTGACTATCCGGAGGAGACGTTCCTCGGCGCGGACGGCTTCCTGCCGATCACCGACTACCGCATGGCCGTGGTGCAGGAGGCGATATCTGCCGATGGCTGGGCGATATGGCCGCCGATCCGATATTCCTACCGTACCACCAACAACGAGATTCCCGAGGCAGCACCGGCAAAGCCATCCTGGCTGTACCCCAAGGAGGTGCGCTGCCAGCGGTACCCGCAGGGCGTGGACGACCCCAACTGCACCGTCGGCAACTGGAACTGGCTCGGTACGGACGACCAGGCCCGCGACGTGCTGGCCCGCGTCATCTATGGCTTCCGCATCTCGGTGCTGTTCGGCCTGACGCTGACGCTGGGCTCGGCGGTGGTCGGCGTGACGGCCGGTGCCATGCAGGGCTATTTTGGCGGCTGGACGGACCTTCTGTTCCAACGCTTCATCGAAATCTGGTCGGCGATCCCAGTGCTCTATCTGCTGCTGATCGTGTCCGCCATCCTACCACCGGGCTTCTTCATCCTGCTCGGACTGATGCTGATATTCTCCTGGGTGGCGCTGGTGGGCGTGGTGCGCGCCGAATTCCTGCGCGCCCGCAACTTCGAATATGTGAATGCGGCGCGCGCGCTCGGCGTACCCAACCGGACGATCATGCTCCGCCACCTTCTGCCCAACGCGATGGTGGCGACATTGACCTTCCTGCCCTTCATACTCAACGGCTCGATCTCGACGCTGACCTCGCTCGATTTCCTCGGCTTCGGCCTGCCGCCCGGTTCGGCCTCGCTCGGCGAGTTGCTCAAGCAGGGGCAGCGCAACCTCAATGCACCGTGGCTCGGCCTGTCAGGCTTCGTGGTCATCTCGCTGATGCTGTCGCTGCTCATCTTTGCCGGTGAAGCGGTGCGCGACGCCTTCGATCCGAGGAAGACATTCAAGTGA